In Pseudobacter ginsenosidimutans, the following are encoded in one genomic region:
- a CDS encoding right-handed parallel beta-helix repeat-containing protein, giving the protein MKATTTMGGRVKDRPEKPLCLSFRSKQTVLSIFFLLFAFLARATDFIVTNTNDSGPGSLRQAVLDVNAAGTGPHTIKFVVYGQITLLSSLPAITQTVSIDGENKITINSNGTNAVIIPFDIRTDNVAVRNFKLTNSGEINFFIRANTNGVLIDNIRASSTTGNFLNAMVNVEGSSTGLTIRNLWCSDTEPAGSGYNGRAIYFAGGMHTGLVMDNIHLSSQNNTRGGEAVVFRDASVNGWTFTNSTISGFLNGIVLDNTGGVTETANNIELNNITIDSMYSGVGLGFYSDFVSTDIRIRNTSIDLNVLATTDEGDYAIRFDNTATGITLENVTIKDVDIYSVWFNGAAQNITIDQCNISHPTPGVGYGGQFVRFESTANTVTIKNSVLDAKKLNAAQEAGTGITFVGATTNTTLDNITMNEFDSDGINASGANTNFQVTNCRFTNNGDGIEFYNNAARTNVDIVNSTFTGNTRASIVINAANAVSDIDVTGNTITKGGGHGVWLYGGASVSDIQVTGNVIRDNGAAGINNEAPNKVIISDNSIYNNGTAGISLPGGNCSYTNAAGRTPVLISSTSLGGGQYQLQLTIPNITAGAQYTVDIYANDPGTSKTSGQYFVTSIAGLSSGTSTQTITYNAGPGATGVGFWTATLRIPANNCGTSEFSNSIPLGTKAPACINNGILAWYRADMGVNGTLWGDISGNGNNMTVQGDPDDTTGLVNFNKAFYYDGNDAHLVPAGATVTTAYTMMGLGKLEGTQNGRVFSSYTGNKLIGWWSNGDNGLHIESWQRNTSVITNNTRLYSLKRANTGSGPYEFKGNGALLNSGTASNATVWSLEVGGSVFNDFSKVFVPEVFIYNRDLSPAEIQKLESYMALKYGITLNGGLTDYIASDGTSLMWTASANTGYQFRITGIGKDDCTMLHQKQSLSADTGIITIALGNAVMLSNAANTNAVTTDKTFFFFADNNGSTKLATAVTGTNVNQRMARVWKVEKSATWANQDITLKVKGTGANNYLLISSDAAFGTISQELPFDANGQVTLNSSLLANGSYFTIASTIKGPGNVNAGIALWLRADDGAANGATWNDASGNGNGAAQTVSGNQAAVLPSVINFNPALKFDGSTDNLLSPSLFTGTGVNNAQIYAVTITDAIQTQALFCEVVSTGQPILAHVPWSDGILYFDAPYGYRVQNAWGGNIGSPYLWSFLRSPSGMSGNRNRIPVASYTGPLNSIAGNNSPFYVGSYPAGGFFNGKVAELIVYNNSAATSNTQRQQIESYLALKYGLTLSPATPVDYLASDGSKFWDATLNNGYNINITGIGRDNGSVLLQKQSVSADDKFLTIALGNTVAVSNAANTGAIASDLSFFVTGSNNGAKQYTVNVTGITGVNVAMARTWKVQKTNWTDQDITFLTDSAVTAPRYLLISTDASFGAGDIALPITGRSITLNSSQLPNNAYFTFANELKGPGGVVNGIGAWYRGDYGLSGVKWDDYSGRGINLPAPGVPNRPGVSINGMNFNPTATFTPGQYFGLGNTIDPSISVLGNGNMNNIAIFGVSSIPVANNGALFNQMTTNGYAVIASPHNAGNAQWDAPYGYRQTAPWGGSLNKANVWSFVKSLDHMSFYRDRNTLASDNTHRDYGVNNGGNYSTNIGVYHGVDYFTGNIPELIIYKDITNAGMPVADRIRIESYLALKYGITLNLTGVTGYTASDASVYWNAATNGVYSKHITGIGRDDLSELNQKQSVSVDTGLVTIALGNAVATSNAANTASITNDKSFFLISDNGGSGKFLTAITGQSGLTNRMTRIFKVDKTANWNEQDITLKLSGGNANTYLIVSTDEVFDGTDTRYALNADSTVTLNTSNLADGVYFTFAKDIKGPNGVNAGLNFWLRADDGQTSGGSWKDYSGYGHEAVQPVTNSRPATDAKAINFNYGLKFDGTDDFLDINTTRVDPDNSTIFAVGSGAGFATGRELVGSGAVNSAYGMELRLVAPGILQYLENNASVVAVAGVLPTVENRPYLWSATQSNAANGVRLFQNNRLDVQGTIGLSPQLTANLVSIGSRTIAARGVFWWGNISEVIVYNRVVTDAERQSVESYLALKYGITLHQTPGISYLASNGTAYWNHTTNGIYNKRITGIGRDDSTALNTKQSLSVDTGFVTLALGSSIAITNESNTSTITNDRSFFVFGDNGLSAANFTVTVSGSANVTRRMARVWKVQKTNWTDQSITLKVKPLGVDNYLLISTDETFANIDEEVPVAADGTVTLSSSQLADGIFFTFGAPLKSPGGVSGHALWLRADVGTSSTVNNTLVSDWSDLSAYSNTLTQTNTAVQPTWLNNTATNINFNPVMRFGGAGYIMTGASILKTGTYNGAAAFAVNSQQTALNAIILNENAASSSFFNLHATWGDNVVYWDPPYPAARLTYNAGNVNGQVNIWTGTSDISLATGKQAIFRNGTSVATGNVNATYTGNNSPLNIAQNYNGRLPELIVYNTALTPNEMARVNTYLAIKYGLTLNSGNSSYLATDGTIVWDAAANATHKNNIAGIGRDDEEILGQKQARSINAGLQVAIGLGSIDSTNTANTNTFTNDKSYMVWGDDNGAVSFRTAITGTTLANYRMARVWKVQETGTIGDVQVAVPANALANPGASYIVISNDDVFDGTDVLVKLEPVTIENKVHYAATVDLTNGQYFTFANDLKLPGGVPGNTLWLRADYGTSSVVDGTTISDWNDFGADINNAVQATAANQPGFANNATSNINFNPVVKFNGTSQRMILDGTKLPVGTSARTVIAATANAATAGRGLIGWGDQAATGNGTRYAMEIGGNIRALEISNSRYGNAATNTLLPGITMFTNAAGTTNAATQIRLNGAGITNSLIAVGNQTINTASLPTAYIGDNVIFGGGLFYSGSLGDIVVYDKTLTPTEQQRVETYMSIKYGVSLSQTIPTDYLATDASVIWNATTNSVYKNSITGIGRDDLEGLSQKQSRNSDSTRLRIAIALGAFAENNTINANSFTADKSYLIWGDDNGAVSFKTTITGMPNVNYRMTRIWKVQETGTVGEVEVAMPFDALPNPRESYLVVSNDDVFDNTDTYIPLYDIIINGKKHWAAKADLNNNQYFTIAAFIKSPGGVGATNLWMRADRGIENNTDGTPVDIWIDYGNEVNNASQSNTGFQPVYNNNVSANINYNPVITFNGSNQQLDLDVTKLPTGTTARTVIGVGMPSVAPTTTRYIVSWGAAGQSLGTGLAAAGAQAGYYVGYNNDLITANNFWMPNVTNEMFGTWAGAGGQANLYSKMLPVATPANKVWNTGTTGARIGNSIWGSEYWSGPITEVIMFDRVLTDIERQRVSTYLAIRNGYTMNQSTPYRDYLNTNSTVIWNGAANTSHNNNIAAIGRDDVEGLSQKQAKSIQPGAIVAIGLGNIATDNLANASNFSSDTSYMVWGSNATALTVTATDLPALFSQRLTQEWKLSLFNFNNQMQPVAMEFDLTGITHNGKDVTDFTLLIDTDGDGDFTTGTITQIPAVTYAGNKASFTNITTLSHNAVFTLAVGPQSLRLNAKAILQGAWNGSSMRTSLKTAAVLPDTDPYGLSTTPSVVPNASVAQVVDWVKVELRDAVNPATVVEERAGFLLSNGDIVDSSYTTPLSFFNAPSANYYVAIRHRNHLGVMSASPVDFSTGTGTIDFTQTSTATYGTHARKDLGGGVMALWAGNVNADQSIRHSSAPSDVTPVANAVLNHAGNTARSPAYTGFVSVYSLFDVNLDGNIFYTATPSDHAIIIGNVKTHPGNTFGITSYIIREQLP; this is encoded by the coding sequence ATGAAAGCCACAACCACCATGGGCGGGCGGGTCAAAGACCGGCCTGAGAAACCATTATGCCTATCTTTTAGATCAAAACAAACAGTTCTTTCAATCTTCTTTCTCTTATTCGCTTTTCTGGCAAGAGCTACCGACTTCATCGTTACCAATACGAATGATAGCGGGCCGGGATCCCTCCGGCAGGCCGTGCTGGATGTAAATGCAGCAGGCACCGGACCACACACGATCAAATTTGTGGTGTATGGTCAGATCACATTGCTAAGCTCACTACCAGCCATCACCCAAACAGTGAGCATCGATGGGGAGAATAAGATCACCATCAATTCGAACGGCACCAATGCCGTGATCATCCCCTTCGATATCAGGACCGACAATGTAGCGGTTCGGAATTTCAAACTTACCAATAGTGGTGAGATTAACTTTTTCATTCGCGCCAATACAAATGGTGTACTGATCGATAACATCCGCGCCAGCAGCACCACAGGCAACTTTCTCAATGCCATGGTGAATGTGGAAGGAAGTTCAACCGGCCTCACCATTCGCAATCTCTGGTGCTCCGATACCGAGCCCGCAGGTAGTGGCTATAACGGCAGGGCCATCTATTTTGCCGGTGGCATGCATACCGGATTGGTAATGGATAATATTCACCTTTCGTCTCAAAACAATACAAGAGGTGGAGAAGCAGTTGTATTCAGGGATGCATCCGTGAATGGCTGGACCTTTACCAATAGTACCATCAGCGGATTCCTGAATGGCATTGTGCTGGACAATACCGGCGGCGTAACAGAAACTGCCAATAATATTGAACTGAATAATATTACCATCGACTCCATGTATAGTGGAGTAGGACTGGGCTTTTATTCAGATTTTGTAAGCACTGATATCAGGATCAGGAATACTTCGATAGACCTCAATGTGCTGGCAACAACTGATGAAGGTGATTATGCCATCCGCTTCGACAATACTGCAACAGGTATTACCCTGGAGAATGTGACCATTAAGGATGTAGATATTTACAGCGTCTGGTTTAATGGTGCTGCACAAAATATCACCATAGATCAGTGTAATATCAGCCATCCAACGCCGGGGGTTGGTTATGGTGGCCAATTCGTACGTTTCGAAAGCACTGCCAATACCGTTACCATTAAAAATAGTGTGCTGGATGCGAAAAAACTTAATGCTGCACAGGAAGCAGGCACCGGAATTACATTTGTTGGCGCTACTACCAATACAACACTGGATAATATCACCATGAATGAATTTGATTCAGATGGGATTAATGCATCCGGAGCCAATACCAATTTTCAGGTTACCAATTGCCGATTTACCAATAATGGTGATGGCATCGAGTTTTATAACAATGCAGCACGTACTAATGTAGATATCGTTAACTCCACCTTCACTGGTAATACCAGGGCCAGCATAGTGATCAATGCCGCCAATGCTGTATCAGACATTGATGTCACCGGAAACACAATCACCAAAGGTGGAGGTCATGGTGTGTGGTTGTATGGTGGTGCCAGTGTATCCGATATACAGGTAACGGGTAATGTGATCCGTGACAATGGAGCCGCAGGTATCAACAATGAGGCGCCCAACAAAGTGATTATTTCCGACAACTCCATATATAATAATGGTACAGCCGGCATTTCATTGCCAGGCGGTAACTGTTCTTACACCAATGCAGCAGGCCGTACACCTGTTTTGATTTCTTCCACCAGCCTGGGTGGCGGACAGTATCAGTTGCAACTGACCATTCCCAACATCACGGCAGGAGCGCAATATACCGTTGATATCTATGCGAATGATCCGGGAACATCAAAAACAAGCGGACAATACTTTGTTACTTCTATCGCCGGATTGTCTTCCGGTACTTCAACACAAACCATCACTTACAATGCAGGTCCCGGTGCTACGGGCGTTGGTTTCTGGACCGCCACCTTGCGGATCCCGGCCAACAACTGCGGCACTTCTGAATTCAGCAACAGTATTCCGCTGGGCACAAAAGCACCTGCCTGTATCAACAATGGCATACTTGCCTGGTACAGGGCCGATATGGGTGTGAATGGAACGTTGTGGGGAGATATCAGCGGAAACGGTAACAATATGACGGTCCAGGGAGATCCTGATGATACTACCGGCCTGGTGAACTTCAATAAAGCATTTTATTATGATGGCAACGATGCGCACCTGGTTCCTGCAGGAGCCACCGTTACCACTGCCTATACCATGATGGGACTGGGCAAGCTGGAAGGCACGCAGAACGGCCGTGTGTTCAGCAGCTACACAGGCAACAAACTGATCGGCTGGTGGTCAAACGGAGACAATGGACTGCATATCGAAAGCTGGCAAAGGAATACAAGCGTCATCACCAACAATACAAGATTATATTCCCTGAAGCGCGCCAATACCGGTAGTGGCCCCTATGAATTCAAAGGCAATGGCGCACTGCTCAACTCAGGAACAGCTTCCAATGCAACGGTATGGAGCCTGGAAGTAGGTGGTTCAGTCTTCAATGATTTCAGTAAAGTATTTGTTCCGGAAGTGTTTATTTACAACCGTGATCTTTCCCCGGCCGAAATTCAAAAGCTGGAGTCGTATATGGCGCTGAAATACGGCATCACACTGAACGGTGGCCTTACTGATTATATAGCTTCGGATGGTACTTCACTGATGTGGACGGCATCCGCCAATACTGGATACCAGTTCCGCATCACGGGCATCGGTAAGGATGATTGCACAATGCTGCACCAGAAGCAATCGCTGAGTGCGGATACAGGCATCATTACCATTGCGCTTGGTAATGCTGTGATGTTATCCAATGCAGCCAACACCAATGCGGTGACAACTGATAAGACTTTCTTCTTTTTTGCAGATAACAATGGAAGCACCAAACTTGCTACAGCTGTTACCGGTACCAATGTGAACCAACGGATGGCGCGCGTTTGGAAAGTAGAGAAATCTGCAACCTGGGCTAACCAGGATATCACGCTGAAAGTAAAAGGAACGGGTGCCAACAATTACCTGCTCATCAGCTCCGATGCAGCATTTGGCACTATCAGCCAGGAACTGCCTTTTGATGCAAATGGACAGGTGACGCTCAATTCTTCCTTATTGGCGAACGGATCTTATTTCACTATTGCCAGCACCATCAAAGGACCGGGTAATGTGAATGCAGGTATTGCATTGTGGTTGCGTGCAGATGATGGTGCAGCGAATGGCGCTACCTGGAATGATGCCAGTGGAAATGGTAACGGCGCCGCACAGACTGTATCAGGAAATCAGGCTGCTGTTCTGCCTTCAGTTATCAACTTCAACCCAGCGTTGAAATTCGATGGCAGCACCGATAACCTGCTGAGCCCATCTCTCTTCACCGGAACAGGTGTTAACAATGCTCAGATCTATGCTGTAACCATTACAGATGCAATACAAACCCAGGCCCTCTTTTGTGAGGTGGTGAGTACAGGACAACCGATCCTGGCGCACGTTCCCTGGAGTGATGGTATCCTGTACTTCGATGCTCCTTATGGTTACAGGGTACAAAACGCCTGGGGTGGAAATATTGGTTCACCTTATCTCTGGAGTTTCCTCCGTTCTCCTTCCGGTATGAGCGGTAACAGGAACAGGATCCCGGTAGCCAGTTATACCGGTCCTCTTAATAGTATCGCCGGGAACAACAGTCCGTTCTATGTAGGCTCTTATCCCGCAGGTGGATTCTTCAATGGAAAAGTTGCTGAACTGATCGTTTACAATAATTCCGCTGCTACCAGCAATACACAACGCCAGCAGATAGAATCTTACCTCGCATTGAAATACGGATTGACATTATCTCCTGCCACTCCTGTTGACTACCTTGCCAGCGATGGGTCCAAATTCTGGGACGCCACACTGAACAACGGGTACAATATTAATATCACAGGTATCGGAAGAGACAATGGCAGTGTGCTGCTGCAGAAGCAATCGGTGAGTGCTGATGATAAATTCCTCACCATTGCATTGGGCAATACCGTTGCTGTGAGCAATGCTGCCAATACCGGCGCTATTGCATCTGACCTGTCGTTCTTCGTAACAGGCAGCAACAATGGTGCAAAACAATATACTGTAAATGTGACCGGCATCACAGGTGTGAACGTGGCCATGGCCCGCACCTGGAAAGTGCAGAAAACAAACTGGACCGATCAGGACATTACCTTCCTGACAGATTCTGCGGTTACTGCGCCCCGTTATCTCCTCATCAGTACAGATGCCAGCTTTGGTGCAGGTGATATTGCACTGCCCATTACCGGCAGGAGCATTACCCTTAACAGCAGTCAGCTGCCCAATAACGCTTACTTCACTTTTGCCAATGAGCTGAAAGGACCGGGTGGTGTTGTGAATGGCATCGGCGCCTGGTACCGTGGTGACTATGGATTGTCTGGAGTGAAATGGGATGATTACAGCGGACGTGGCATCAACCTGCCTGCTCCCGGAGTTCCCAACAGGCCAGGTGTTTCTATCAATGGTATGAACTTCAACCCTACAGCTACTTTTACACCCGGGCAATATTTCGGACTTGGAAATACAATTGATCCTTCCATTTCTGTATTGGGAAATGGCAATATGAACAATATCGCCATCTTCGGTGTGTCATCCATTCCGGTTGCCAATAATGGCGCACTGTTCAACCAGATGACCACCAATGGTTACGCTGTTATTGCATCTCCGCATAATGCTGGCAATGCACAATGGGATGCGCCTTATGGTTACAGGCAAACGGCACCATGGGGTGGCAGTCTCAACAAAGCCAATGTATGGAGCTTTGTGAAGAGCCTCGATCATATGAGTTTCTACCGCGATCGTAATACGCTGGCATCCGACAATACACACAGGGATTACGGTGTCAACAACGGTGGCAACTATTCTACCAATATCGGTGTGTACCATGGTGTGGATTATTTCACAGGAAATATTCCTGAACTGATCATCTATAAGGATATCACCAATGCCGGCATGCCGGTGGCTGACAGGATTCGTATCGAATCATATCTTGCCCTTAAATATGGTATTACACTGAACCTTACTGGTGTTACCGGTTATACTGCTTCTGATGCGTCGGTGTATTGGAATGCTGCTACGAATGGTGTTTACAGCAAACATATCACTGGTATCGGACGTGATGATCTTTCCGAGCTCAACCAGAAACAATCAGTGAGTGTGGATACAGGGCTGGTAACTATTGCACTCGGTAATGCCGTAGCAACAAGCAATGCTGCCAATACTGCAAGTATCACCAACGATAAATCTTTCTTCCTCATCAGCGATAATGGTGGATCCGGCAAATTCCTGACAGCGATAACAGGTCAGTCAGGACTCACCAACCGCATGACAAGGATCTTTAAAGTGGACAAGACTGCCAATTGGAATGAACAGGACATCACCCTGAAGCTCAGTGGCGGAAATGCCAATACTTATCTTATCGTTAGTACAGATGAAGTGTTTGACGGAACTGATACAAGATATGCGCTGAATGCAGACAGTACCGTTACGCTCAATACCAGCAACCTGGCTGATGGCGTTTACTTCACGTTTGCAAAAGACATAAAGGGCCCCAATGGTGTAAATGCCGGCCTCAACTTCTGGCTGCGTGCCGATGATGGCCAAACATCCGGCGGCTCCTGGAAAGACTATTCAGGCTATGGCCACGAAGCCGTTCAGCCTGTTACCAACTCACGGCCTGCAACAGACGCTAAAGCCATCAACTTCAACTATGGCTTGAAATTCGATGGAACGGATGACTTCCTGGATATCAATACTACCCGCGTGGATCCTGATAACTCTACCATCTTTGCGGTAGGATCCGGAGCCGGGTTTGCAACAGGCCGTGAGCTGGTGGGAAGCGGCGCTGTAAACTCAGCCTATGGTATGGAGCTCAGGCTGGTGGCGCCAGGGATACTTCAATACCTTGAAAACAATGCTAGCGTTGTTGCAGTAGCAGGCGTGCTTCCGACAGTAGAGAACAGACCTTATCTTTGGAGCGCTACACAAAGCAATGCAGCCAATGGCGTAAGGCTGTTCCAGAACAACAGGCTGGATGTTCAGGGGACCATAGGGTTAAGTCCTCAGCTAACAGCCAACCTGGTATCCATCGGATCAAGGACCATCGCTGCCAGAGGCGTTTTCTGGTGGGGTAATATTTCCGAAGTGATCGTGTACAACCGTGTTGTAACCGATGCTGAGCGTCAGTCTGTGGAATCATACCTCGCCCTTAAATATGGTATCACCCTGCACCAGACACCAGGTATCAGCTACCTGGCCAGCAACGGAACAGCCTACTGGAACCATACCACCAATGGTATTTATAATAAGCGTATCACTGGTATCGGAAGAGACGACAGCACCGCGCTGAACACGAAGCAATCCCTCTCTGTAGACACAGGGTTTGTAACGCTGGCGCTGGGTTCCTCCATTGCCATTACCAATGAAAGCAATACCAGTACCATCACCAACGACAGATCTTTCTTCGTATTTGGTGATAATGGATTGAGTGCAGCTAATTTCACGGTCACCGTTAGTGGAAGTGCCAATGTTACCCGTCGCATGGCAAGGGTTTGGAAAGTGCAGAAAACAAACTGGACTGATCAGAGCATCACCCTGAAAGTGAAACCACTGGGTGTTGACAATTATCTCCTGATCAGCACTGACGAAACTTTTGCCAATATCGATGAGGAAGTGCCGGTAGCAGCAGATGGAACAGTAACACTTTCTTCTTCACAGCTGGCAGATGGCATCTTCTTCACCTTCGGCGCTCCATTGAAATCACCGGGCGGTGTGTCTGGTCATGCTCTCTGGCTGCGTGCAGATGTAGGAACATCCAGCACAGTGAACAATACTTTGGTGAGCGACTGGAGCGACCTGAGCGCTTACAGCAATACCCTTACTCAAACAAACACGGCTGTTCAGCCTACATGGCTCAATAATACAGCAACCAATATCAACTTCAACCCGGTGATGAGGTTTGGCGGAGCCGGCTACATTATGACCGGTGCATCTATCCTGAAAACAGGAACCTATAACGGCGCTGCTGCTTTTGCAGTGAACAGCCAGCAGACAGCTCTCAATGCCATTATCCTCAATGAAAATGCAGCGAGCAGCAGTTTCTTCAACCTTCATGCAACATGGGGAGATAATGTGGTGTACTGGGATCCTCCGTACCCTGCCGCCCGCCTTACCTACAATGCTGGTAATGTAAACGGGCAGGTAAATATCTGGACCGGCACCAGCGATATCAGTCTGGCTACCGGCAAGCAGGCTATATTCAGGAACGGTACAAGTGTGGCAACCGGAAACGTGAATGCAACCTACACCGGTAACAACAGCCCGCTCAACATCGCACAGAACTATAATGGCCGCCTGCCGGAACTGATCGTTTACAATACTGCGCTGACACCGAATGAGATGGCGAGAGTGAACACCTACCTGGCGATTAAATATGGTCTCACGCTCAACAGTGGCAATTCCAGTTATCTCGCCACTGATGGCACTATCGTTTGGGATGCAGCAGCCAATGCAACGCATAAGAACAATATCGCCGGTATCGGTCGTGATGATGAAGAGATACTGGGACAGAAACAAGCCCGCAGCATCAATGCAGGCTTACAGGTAGCCATTGGACTTGGCAGTATCGATTCTACCAATACCGCCAATACCAATACATTCACGAATGATAAGTCGTACATGGTTTGGGGCGATGATAATGGAGCCGTGAGTTTCCGCACAGCCATTACCGGTACAACACTCGCCAACTATCGTATGGCAAGGGTTTGGAAGGTACAGGAAACCGGAACTATCGGTGATGTACAAGTGGCAGTTCCTGCCAATGCGCTCGCGAACCCCGGTGCTTCTTATATCGTGATAAGTAATGATGATGTTTTTGATGGAACGGATGTGCTGGTAAAACTGGAACCTGTTACCATCGAGAACAAGGTTCATTATGCAGCAACAGTTGATCTTACCAACGGACAGTATTTCACATTCGCCAATGATCTGAAACTTCCCGGAGGTGTGCCAGGAAACACGCTGTGGCTGCGTGCTGATTACGGCACTTCATCTGTTGTGGATGGTACCACCATCAGCGACTGGAATGATTTTGGCGCAGACATCAATAATGCAGTACAGGCTACAGCCGCCAACCAGCCCGGATTTGCAAACAATGCTACTTCCAATATCAACTTCAATCCGGTTGTGAAGTTCAACGGAACCAGCCAGCGTATGATCCTGGATGGAACCAAATTGCCGGTGGGCACTTCAGCCAGGACTGTGATCGCTGCAACTGCGAACGCAGCAACTGCCGGCAGGGGACTTATCGGTTGGGGAGATCAGGCTGCGACAGGTAATGGTACCCGTTATGCCATGGAAATTGGCGGAAATATACGGGCTCTCGAAATTTCCAATAGCCGTTACGGTAATGCGGCCACCAATACACTTCTCCCAGGTATTACCATGTTCACCAATGCGGCCGGCACCACCAATGCCGCCACGCAGATAAGATTGAATGGTGCAGGTATCACCAATTCATTGATCGCTGTAGGCAACCAGACGATCAATACCGCTTCGCTGCCAACAGCGTATATCGGCGATAACGTAATATTTGGTGGAGGCCTCTTTTATAGCGGATCTCTGGGCGATATCGTAGTATACGACAAAACGCTTACACCAACAGAGCAACAACGTGTGGAAACATATATGAGCATCAAATATGGTGTTTCGCTCAGTCAGACTATTCCCACGGATTACCTGGCAACAGATGCTTCCGTGATCTGGAATGCCACTACCAATTCCGTTTACAAGAACAGTATCACCGGCATCGGCCGTGATGACCTGGAAGGATTGAGTCAAAAGCAAAGCCGCAACAGCGACAGCACCCGCCTGCGTATTGCGATTGCCCTTGGCGCATTTGCTGAAAACAATACGATCAATGCCAACAGCTTCACAGCGGATAAGTCTTACCTCATCTGGGGTGATGACAATGGTGCTGTTTCGTTCAAGACCACCATCACAGGTATGCCGAACGTCAACTACCGTATGACCCGCATCTGGAAAGTACAGGAAACGGGCACGGTAGGTGAAGTGGAAGTAGCTATGCCTTTCGATGCATTGCCTAACCCACGTGAATCTTACCTGGTGGTGAGCAATGATGATGTGTTCGATAATACCGATACCTATATTCCATTGTATGATATCATCATCAATGGAAAGAAACACTGGGCTGCCAAAGCAGATCTGAACAATAATCAGTATTTCACGATCGCTGCATTTATCAAGTCGCCCGGTGGAGTAGGTGCTACCAATCTCTGGATGCGCGCCGACCGTGGTATTGAAAACAATACGGATGGAACACCAGTGGATATCTGGATCGACTACGGCAATGAAGTGAACAATGCCAGTCAGTCAAATACAGGCTTCCAACCGGTGTATAACAATAATGTATCAGCGAATATCAACTATAACCCAGTGATCACCTTCAATGGAAGCAACCAGCAGTTGGACCTGGATGTAACCAAACTGCCGACGGGCACAACTGCCAGGACGGTGATCGGTGTAGGTATGCCGTCAGTTGCTCCCACCACTACCCGCTACATTGTTAGCTGGGGTGCAGCCGGGCAAAGCCTGGGTACAGGTCTTGCCGCAGCCGGAGCGCAGGCGGGATATTATGTTGGGTATAACAATGATCTCATCACTGCCAATAATTTCTGGATGCCCAATGTTACCAATGAAATGTTCGGTACCTGGGCTGGTGCAGGCGGTCAGGCTAATCTGTACAGCAAAATGCTGCCAGTGGCCACACCTGCCAATAAAGTCTGGAATACTGGAACTACAGGCGCCCGGATCGGTAACAGCATTTGGGGATCGGAATACTGGAGCGGTCCGATTACAGAAGTGATCATGTTCGACAGGGTGCTCACCGATATCGAACGTCAACGCGTATCAACCTACCTGGCTATCAGGAATGGATATACGATGAATCAATCCACGCCTTACCGGGATTACCTCAATACCAACAGTACGGTGATCTGGAATGGCGCGGCCAATACATCCCATAACAATAATATCGCAGCCATTGGCCGCGATGATGTAGAAGGATTGAGCCAGAAACAGGCGAAGAGCATCCAGCCGGGTGCCATCGTAGCCATCGGCCTTGGTAATATCGCTACAGACAACCTGGCCAATGCCAGCAACTTCTCCAGCGATACCTCTTATATGGTATGGGGTAGCAATGCAACAGCGCTCACTGTAACTGCAACAGATCTGCCTGCTCTGTTCAGTCAGCGCCTCACGCAGGAATGGAAACTGAGTCTCTTCAATTTCAATAACCAGATGCAGCCTGTTGCCATGGAGTTCGATCTCACCGGCATCACGCACAATGGAAAGGATGTGACTGACTTCACCCTGTTGATTGATACGGATGGTGATGGTGACTTCACTACCGGAACCATTACGCAGATCCCCGCAGTTACCTATGCAGGTAATAAAGCAAGCTTCACCAATATTACCACGCTCAGCCACAATGCAGTGTTCACGCTGGCTGTAGGGCCGCAGTCGCTCAGGCTCAATGCCAAAGCCATCTTGCAGGGCGCCTGGAATGGCAGCTCTATGAGAACAAGCCTGAAAACGGCAGCAGTACTGCCTGATACCGATCCTTACGGATTGAGCACTACGCCTTCTGTTGTACCAAATGCTTCGGTTGCACAGGTAGTGGATTGGGTGAAGGTGGAACTGAGAGATGCCGTAAACCCTGCCACAGTAGTGGAAGAAAGGGCCGGTTTCCTGCTCAGTAATGGCGATATCGTGGATAGCAGTTATACAACGCCGTTATCCTTCTTCAATGCGCCGTCTGCCAACTATTATGTGGCTATCCGGCATCGCAACCACCTGGGTGTGATGTCTGCCAGCCCGGTCGATTTCAGCACCGGTACCGGTACGATCGACTTCACTCAAACGTCCACTGCCACTTACGGCACCCATGCGCGTAAAGATCTGGGCGGTGGTGTGATGGCGCTCTGGGCAGGCAACGTAAATGCGGACCAGTCCATCAGGCATTCATCTGCACCATCGGATGTAACACCGGTTGCCAATGCTGTGCTCAACCATGCAGGCAACACGGCCAGGTCGCCTGCTTATACCGGGTTTGTGAGTGTGTACAGTCTGTTTGATGTGAACCTCGACGGCAATATTTTCTACACTGCCACGCCTTCAGATCATGCGATCATCATTGGCAATGTGAAAACACATCCGGGCAACACATTCGGTATTACATCTTATATCATCAGGGAACAATTACCATGA